The proteins below are encoded in one region of Tachypleus tridentatus isolate NWPU-2018 chromosome 4, ASM421037v1, whole genome shotgun sequence:
- the LOC143248538 gene encoding LOW QUALITY PROTEIN: PDZ domain-containing protein GIPC2-like (The sequence of the model RefSeq protein was modified relative to this genomic sequence to represent the inferred CDS: inserted 2 bases in 2 codons), with translation MVGCRHFEVARVLKNIPKGSVFTLRLVEPLRAGFSHIGPRTGPGGSGKKSYGSGKETLRLRSKGPATVEEAPDDVVNAAVDKINILLETYMGINDSELATRIWEQGHQLNNPADFAIAVEESDLEXFGFSEDFVXDLWGAIKDAKDGRLKRNNEDNIF, from the exons ATGGTGGGATGTCGCCACTTTGAGGTCGCCCGAGTATTGAAGAATATTCCTAAAGGTTCCGTCTTTACACTTCGCCTTGTTGAACCGCTAAGAGCtggttttt CTCATATAGGACCTAGGACAGGTCCAGGAGGAAGTGGTAAAAAATCTTACGGATCCGGTAAGGAAACATTGAGGTTGCGTTCTAAAGGACCTGCGACTGTGGAAGAGGCG cCTGATGATGTTGTTAATGCAGCTGTggataaaattaatattcttcTTGAAACATATATGGGAATAAACGACTCAGAGTTAG CCACCCGCATCTGGGAACAAGGCCATCAGCTCAACAATCCTGCAGACTTCGCCATTGCTGTGGAAGAATCTGATCTGG GCTTTGGATTTAGTGAAGATTTTG TTGATCTCTGGGGTGCCATTAAGGATGCTAAAGATGGTCGACTTAAAAGGAATAATGAAGATAATATCTTCTAG